TTATACAGACAAGCCAAACGATCAGAAGAACCTGCTCGATAACCGTGAGTTGGGTATCATCAATATCGGTGGTGAGGGTACTGTTACTGTAGATGGCAAGAAATATACGCTCGGTTTCCAGGAGGCTCTCTATGTAGGTCGTGGCGCCAAGAATATTGAAGTAGCCAGCAAGGATGCCAATAAGCCAGCTAAGTTCTATATGAACAGTGCTTGCGCACATCAGACCTTCCCTACTAAGAAGGTAACATTGAAGGATGCTAACAACATCAAGGCAGGTAGCTTGAAGGAAAGCAATGACCGCGTTATCCATCAGTTGATTATCGATGGTGTTGCTGGTGTACGTACATGCCAGTTGCAGATGGGTGTAACTGAGTTGAAAGAGGGTTCTGTATGGAACACCATGCCAGCTCATACTCACCTCCGTCGTATGGAGACATATCTCTATTACAATGTGCCAGAGGGTCAGAAGATTCTCCATGTAATGGGTGAACCACAGGAGACTCGTCCTATCTGGTTGAACAACGAGCAGGCTGTGATTGCTCCAGAGTGGTCTATCCACTGCGCTGCTGGTACAAGCAACTATACCTTTATCTGGGGTATGGCTGGTGAAAACCTGATCTATAATGATATGCAGGTAGTTAAAATTCCAGAGATGAAATAATATGAAAATCATCCTCTTGTGGGCATCATTTGTCCACAAGAGATTTTTCGTTCTCATTTAAACGCTAATTTTAAACAGACTCTATAGATAGTAAGTATGAACGCTATTAAAACAAGTAAGATGTCCAACTTCCGTTGGGTCATCTGTGCGTTGCTCTTCTTGGCAACCACTGTGAATTACATGGACCGTCAGGTTCTGTCATTAACATGGAAAGATTTTATCGCTCCAGAGTTCCACTGGACTGATGATGACTACGGTACGATTACCGGTCTCTTCTCCATTTTCTATGCCATTGCAAACCTCTTTGCAGGTAAGTTCGTGGATTGGATGGGTACAAAGAAAGGTTACCTCATTGCCATCTTCGTATGGTCAACTGGTGCTGTGATGCATGCAGGTTGCGGTTGGGTAGCTATGCAGGTAGAAGGCTATGATTCTATTGAAGCTTTGCGCCTGGTTCAGGCAGGTAGTGATGCAGCAGTTGCTATTGCCACTATCAGTGTATGGCTTTTCCTTTCCTGCCGTTTGATTCTTGCCGTTGGTGAGGCTGGTAACTTCCCTGCAGCTATCAAGGTAACAGCAGAGTATTTCCCAAAGAAGGACCGTGCTTTCTCTACAGCCATTTTCAATAGTGGTGCTTCTGTAGGTGCATTGGCAGCTCCAGCTACTATTCCTCTCTTGGCTCGCGCCATGGGTTGGGAGTGGGCTTTCATCATTATCGGTGTGCTCGGTTATGTCTGGATGGGTCTTTGGGTATGGCTTTATGACAAACCTGCCAAGAGCAAGTATGTCAATAACTCTGAGCTTACTTATATCAATCAGGATGAGGAAGCTGAGCAGGTTGAGGCAGAAAAGGCTGCAGGTGATGAGGAAGAAGAGAAGACTATCGGTTTCTTGAAGTGCTTTACCTTCCGTCAGACTTGGTCTTTCATCACAGGTAAGTTCTTGACTGATGGTGTATGGTGGTTCTTCCTTTTCTGGGCTCCAGCTTATTTCTCAGATCAGTATGGTTATTCTTCTGACTCAAGCATGGGTATTGCTTTGATTTTCACCCTTTATGCGATTGTTACCATCTTGAGTATCGGTGGTGGTTATCTGCCAACTTACTTTGTTGATAAGAAGGGTATGAATCCTTATATCGGCCGTATGCGTGCGATGTTGATCTTTGCATGTTTCCCATTGTTGGGTCTGATAGCACAGCCTATGGGTGAGTATAGTGCATGGTGGCCTGCTATCATTATCGGTCTTTTAGGTGCTGGTCATCAGGCATGGTCTGCCAACCTTTATTCAACCATTGGTGATATGTTCCCAAAATCTACCGTTGCAACTATCACTGGTATTGGTGCTATGGCAGGTGGTGTAGGTTCTTTCCTCATCAATAAGGGTTCTGGTATGCTCTTTACCTATGCAGAAGGTCAGGGTGCTGCCTTTACTTTCATGGGCTTTGATGGCAAGCCAGCTGGTTATATGATTATCTTCTGCATCTGTGCAGTGGCTTATCTCGTTGGTTGGTGTATCATGAAGGCATTGGTACCAAAGTACAAGCCAATCGTCGTTGACTAATTAGAGAAAGATATCAAGTAAAAATAATAATCCCTGTTAAGGAAATGATTTTTCCTTAACAGGGATTCCCACTTTCTTTTTTTCACATGAAGTCTGGCAATATCTTGCGAATTGTGAGCCGCGTGTGGCTTTTATTTTACAAAACCTTGCTGCTTGAGCGCATCCATAAAACCAATGCTCATGGCCTCACAATCTTTTTTCGTATAACGGATGTCTGTGAAAACCTGGGCGAGGGTTTCTACGTTGTTGATTCTTACAAATTCCTTGTTTTCTTCCAAGGATTCCTTTTCTGCATAGAAATCATCTATCTTCTCTGGGGTATAATCGCTGTATGATTCCTGATGAATGATACTACGCAATGGGAGTCTATCGCTCTTGGCTGGATGCTCGTCAGGCCATCCCAAGGTAATGGTGGCTACTGGCATTACGAGCTTTGGTAATTTCAAGGTGTCGATAATCATCTTAGGCATATAGATAGTTGTGCCCAAAAAACAGGTGCCTAATCCTTCTTCTTCGGCTAAGTTACAGAATGTTTGTGTGAAAAGCAAAGCATCTGTAGCCGCATTCATGAATGATAGGATATTATCATAACCAGGGGTGCCCTTGCGGTTCTCTGCCCAGATGGTTGTACGTCGGTAATCAGCGCAGATGGTAAGTACAACAGATGCATCTGTCACCATAGGTTGGTTGAAATGTGCTGGAGCAAGTGCTTTTTTACCTTCTTCACTTCTCGTAACGACGACACTATAGAGCTGAAGATTTCCCATCGTAGGGGTACGCTCTGCTTCTTCTATCAGCCGATTCAGTAATTCATCGCTTACTTCACGGTTGGAATATTTGCGAATGGTTGTTCTGTTTTTAATTGATTCCATATTCTTTATTTTTGATGTTTCTTGATATCGTTTTCCTCCTTATTCTATTGCAAAGGTAAATAAAGTTTTCTAAAAAGTGGCATATACTGCTATCTTTTTAAGAAATATCTCCAAAAACCTTTCATCATTTAGAATAAAAAGTTTAATTTTGCACCAAATTATTAAACGTTTAATATGATTGATACAGAAAATATGACTTTTGAAGAGGCTCGTCTTGCACTCGTGGATGATTTGAAGAGTAGTTTGGAGAACCTGCGTAACCGTTTTGCAGACCAGCAAGTTGATTGGGGTAAGCTGCAAGACAGTTTGCATAAGGTAGTCGGAGATTCTGTCAATATTCGGAAGATGCAACCGGATGTGGTTGAGGTGCGACCAAGAGAATTGGAATGTGATGTTGTCCGTTTCCAGAATAATAAGGAGAAATGGGTGGCATTGGTGGGTTTGCTCAATGGTCATCCTTACGAGATATTCACAGGTTTGCAAGATGATGAGGAAGGCATCATGTTGCCAAAATCAGTCACCAAAGGTAAAATCGTGAAGACAGTTCTCAGTGAGGGAGCCAAGAGATATGATTTTCAGTTTGTCAACAAGCGTGGTTATAAGATAACCGTGGAGGGATTGAGCGAAAAGTTTAATCCGGAGTATTGGAAT
This is a stretch of genomic DNA from Segatella hominis. It encodes these proteins:
- a CDS encoding nitroreductase family protein, whose protein sequence is MESIKNRTTIRKYSNREVSDELLNRLIEEAERTPTMGNLQLYSVVVTRSEEGKKALAPAHFNQPMVTDASVVLTICADYRRTTIWAENRKGTPGYDNILSFMNAATDALLFTQTFCNLAEEEGLGTCFLGTTIYMPKMIIDTLKLPKLVMPVATITLGWPDEHPAKSDRLPLRSIIHQESYSDYTPEKIDDFYAEKESLEENKEFVRINNVETLAQVFTDIRYTKKDCEAMSIGFMDALKQQGFVK
- the kduI gene encoding 5-dehydro-4-deoxy-D-glucuronate isomerase, with the translated sequence MKKVLLSFAMLLVAGAGFAQCCKSAYEVKAENAYTNYNVRYASNPMDAKHYTTDRLRGEYAIEKVFAPGEVNWTYTMFDRFLIGGAQPTTAPLKLTSIAPLYTDKPNDQKNLLDNRELGIINIGGEGTVTVDGKKYTLGFQEALYVGRGAKNIEVASKDANKPAKFYMNSACAHQTFPTKKVTLKDANNIKAGSLKESNDRVIHQLIIDGVAGVRTCQLQMGVTELKEGSVWNTMPAHTHLRRMETYLYYNVPEGQKILHVMGEPQETRPIWLNNEQAVIAPEWSIHCAAGTSNYTFIWGMAGENLIYNDMQVVKIPEMK
- a CDS encoding MFS transporter, with amino-acid sequence MNAIKTSKMSNFRWVICALLFLATTVNYMDRQVLSLTWKDFIAPEFHWTDDDYGTITGLFSIFYAIANLFAGKFVDWMGTKKGYLIAIFVWSTGAVMHAGCGWVAMQVEGYDSIEALRLVQAGSDAAVAIATISVWLFLSCRLILAVGEAGNFPAAIKVTAEYFPKKDRAFSTAIFNSGASVGALAAPATIPLLARAMGWEWAFIIIGVLGYVWMGLWVWLYDKPAKSKYVNNSELTYINQDEEAEQVEAEKAAGDEEEEKTIGFLKCFTFRQTWSFITGKFLTDGVWWFFLFWAPAYFSDQYGYSSDSSMGIALIFTLYAIVTILSIGGGYLPTYFVDKKGMNPYIGRMRAMLIFACFPLLGLIAQPMGEYSAWWPAIIIGLLGAGHQAWSANLYSTIGDMFPKSTVATITGIGAMAGGVGSFLINKGSGMLFTYAEGQGAAFTFMGFDGKPAGYMIIFCICAVAYLVGWCIMKALVPKYKPIVVD